A genome region from Pseudorca crassidens isolate mPseCra1 chromosome 20, mPseCra1.hap1, whole genome shotgun sequence includes the following:
- the PSMD7 gene encoding 26S proteasome non-ATPase regulatory subunit 7 produces the protein MPELAVQKVVVHPLVLLSVVDHFNRIGKVGNQKRVVGVLLGSWQKKVLDVSNSFAVPFDEDDKDDSVWFLDHDYLENMYGMFKKVNARERIVGWYHTGPKLHKNDIAINELMKRYCPNSVLVIIDVKPKDLGLPTEAYISVEEVHDDGTPTSKTFEHVTSEIGAEEAEEVGVEHLLRDIKDTTVGTLSQRITNQVHGLKGLNSKLLDIRSYLEKVATGKLPINHQIIYQLQDVFNLLPDVSLQEFVKAFYLKTNDQMVVVYLASLIRSVVALHNLINNKIANRDAEKKEGQEKEDSKKDRKDDKEKDKEKSDVKKEEKKEKK, from the exons ATGCCGGAGCTGGCGGTGCAGAAGGTGGTGGTCCACCCCCTAGTGCTGCTCAGTGTGGTGGATCATTTCAATCG AATAGGCAAGGTTGGAAACCAGAAGCGTGTTGTTGGTGTGCTTTTGGGGTCGTGGCAAAAGAAAGTTCTCGATGTATCCAACAGTTTTGcag tcCCTTTTGATGAAGACGACAAAGATGATTCTGTCTGGTTTTTAGACCACGATTATTTGGAAAACATGTATGGAATGTTTAAGAAGGTCAATG CCAGAGAAAGAATAGTTGGGTGGTACCACACAGGCCCTAAACTACACAAGAATGACATCGCCATCAATGAACTCATGAAAAGATACTGCCCTAACTCA GTATTGGTCATCATTGATGTGAAACCAAAGGACTTGGGACTGCCCACAGAAGCATATATTTCGGTGGAAGAAGTTCATGAT GATGGAACTCCAACCTCAAAAACATTTGAGCACGTGACCAGTGAAATTGGAGCAGAGGAAGCTGAGGAAGTCGGAGTTGAACACTTGTTACG AGACATCAAAGACACTACAGTGGGCACCCTTTCCCAGCGGATCACAAACCAGGTTCATGGTTTGAAGGGACTCAATTCCAAGCTTCTGGATATCAGGAGCTACCTGGAGAAAGTGGCCACAGGCAAGCTGCCCATCAACCATCAGATCATCTACCAGCTGCAGGACGTCTTCAACCTGCTGCCAGATGTCAGCCTGCAGGAGTTTGTCAAGGCCTTTTACCTGAAGACCAATGACCAGATGGTGGTAGTGTATTTGGCCTCGCTGATCCGTTCCGTGGTCGCCTTGCACAACCTCATCAACAACAAGATCGCCAACCGGGAcgcagagaagaaagaagggcaggaaaaagaagacagcaaaaaggatagaaaagatgacaaagagaaagataaggaaaagagtgatgtaaagaaagaagagaaaaaggagaaaaaataa